The DNA sequence tcattctacactctgtggatCTCCTGagtgtattttctgatgtttaatcagagaacttgaatgagagtatctcttctcacactgatcacagctataaggcttttctccagtgtgtgttctctggtgtactgccAGGTTGCTTGAAGTAGAACAACTcgtcccacagtcagagcagtggtaaggtttctctccagtgtgggtTCTCTTGTGTGATATCAGGTTACTTGAGGTAGtacatctcttcccacagtctgagcagtggtaaggcttttcaCCCGAGTGGGTTCTCTGATGTACTATCAGTATGTCTAATAaggcaaaactcttcccacattcagagcagtggtgaggcttctctcctgtgtgtgttctctggtgagaTTTTAAATGTGATGATCTAACAAAACCCTTTCcgcagtcagagcagtggtaaggtttctctcctgtgtgtattctctggtgtacaatCAGGTGACttggctgagtaaaactcttcccacattgatcacagctataaggcttctctcctgtatgtgttctctggtgtgttatCAGATAGCTTGAGGTAGTAAAGCTCATTCCACAGTTGGAGCAgcgataaggcttctctccagtgtgtactcTCTTGTGTACAGTCAGGTTTGATGACTGAGTGAATCGCTTCCcgcattgatcacagccataaggcctctctcctgtatgtgttctctggtgtataatcAGTTCACTTGAGGAGGttaagcttttcccacagtctgagcagtggtaaggcttctctccagtgtgtgttcgctggtgcaGCTTTAAACGCTGTGATGTTGAAAAGGTCCTCTcgcagtcagagcagtggtaaggcttctctccagtgtgtgtcaACTGGTGTTTTGTCAGGTTCCCTAGTTGAGAAAATCTCTTCAAACAGTCAgtgcagctataaggtttctctcctgtatggattctgtggtgtattttaagttctgttGAAGaggtgaaactcttcccacagtcagagcagcggtgaggtttcttccctgtgggtctccgCTGGGGTTTCTTGAgatgttctgatgtggagagactcttctctgcctcgttagcatcatgatgttgttgaggctccccagaggatccgtgaagatagtcctgtctctctcctgtgtgaacaacaaagtcagacagtcaATGTAGTGAACGTTTAAATGCTTttacaaactttttttttttccttAGGCACTGATCCAGACATCTTTAGGTCACCAATATTATTATAGTAAAAGTAGATGATGATACTCTGACAACAAGTTATTACAGAAAACTGAAACCGTCAGCAGTGATCCAGATGACTTTAGGTCACaatattattattggtattactcttcctgaggtttattatggatccccgttagttcctgccaaggcagcagctactcttcctggggtttattatggatccccgttagttcctgccaaggcagcggctactcttcctggggtttattatggatccccgttagttcctgccaaggcagcagctactcttcctggggtccagcaaaattaagggagttaatacattttaaaaacattacaatacattcataacagatttcacaacacattaggtgtgtgtcctcaggcctctactctactaccacacaaaatccatgtgtacatgtatgtatagtgtgtatgttatggtgtgtttgtatagtgtgtatgttatggtgtgtgtatagtgtgtatgttatggtgtgtgtatagtgtgtatgttatggtgtgtgtatagtgtgtatgttatggtgtgtgtatagtgtgtatgttatggtgtgtgtatagtgcgtatgttatggtgtgtgtatagtgcgtatgttatggtgtgtgtgtatagtgcgtatgttatggtgtgtgtgtatagtgcgtatgttatggtgtgtttgtatagtgtgtatgttatggtgtgtgtatagtgcgtatgttatggtgtgtgtatagtgtgtatgttatggtgtgtttgtatagtgtgtatgttatggtgtgtttgtatagtgtgtatgttatggtgtgtttgtatagtgcgtatgttatggtgtgtgtgtatagtgtgtatgttatggtgtgtgtgtatagtgtgtatgttatggtgtgtgtgtatagtgtgtatgttatggtgtgtgtgtatagtgtgtatgttatggtgtttgtatagtgcgtatgttatggtgtgtgtatagtgcgtatgttatggtgtgtgtatagtgtgaatgttatggtgtgtgtatagtgtgtatgttatggtgtgtgtgtatagtgtgtatgttatggtgtgtgtatagtgcgtatgttatggtgtgtgtgtatagtgtgtatgttatggtgtgtgtgtatagtgtgtatgttatggtgtgtgtgtatagtgtgtatgttatggtgtgtgtgtatagtgtgtatgttatggtgtgtgtgtatagtgtgtatgttatggtgtgtgtgtatagtgcgtatgttatggtgtttgtatagtgcgtatgttatggtgtttgtatagtgcgtatgttatggtgtttgtatagtgcgtatgttatggtgtgtgtatagtgtgaatgttatggtgtgtgtgtatagtgcgtatgttatggtgtgtgtgtttagtgcgtatgttatggtgtgtgtatagtgcgtatgttatggtgtgtgtatagtgcgtatgttatggtgtgtgtatagtgcgtatgttatggtgtgtgtgtatagtgtgtatgttatggtgtgtgtatagtgtgtatgttatggtgtgtgtatagtgcgtatgttatggtgtgtgtatagtgcgtatgttatggtgtgtgtatagtgcgtatgttatggtgtgtgtatagtgtgtatgttatggtgtgtgtatagtgcgtatgttatggtgtgtgtgtatagtgcgtatgt is a window from the Salmo trutta chromosome 38, fSalTru1.1, whole genome shotgun sequence genome containing:
- the LOC115178627 gene encoding zinc finger protein 239-like — encoded protein: HLKKPQRRPTGKKPHRCSDCGKSFTSSTELKIHHRIHTGEKPYSCTDCLKRFSQLGNLTKHQLTHTGEKPYHCSDCERTFSTSQRLKLHQRTHTGEKPYHCSDCGKSLTSSSELIIHQRTHTGERPYGCDQCGKRFTQSSNLTVHKRVHTGEKPYRCSNCGMSFTTSSYLITHQRTHTGEKPYSCDQCGKSFTQPSHLIVHQRIHTGEKPYHCSDCGKGFVRSSHLKSHQRTHTGEKPHHCSECGKSFALLDILIVHQRTHSGEKPYHCSDCGKRCTTSSNLISHKRTHTGEKPYHCSDCGTSCSTSSNLAVHQRTHTGEKPYSCDQCEKRYSHSSSLIKHQKIHSGDPQSVE